A region from the Rhodamnia argentea isolate NSW1041297 chromosome 7, ASM2092103v1, whole genome shotgun sequence genome encodes:
- the LOC115728290 gene encoding protein SLOW WALKER 1, whose amino-acid sequence MAEPFVSKTFPVKPKLKPKPRTPSKTPESKYWSSFKTHPVDNLAFSVPSLAFSPSPPHPFAAAHSASLSLFSPNTLSRTHTISSFSDVVSSVSFRSDGSLLAASDLSGLIQVFDVRTRTPLRRLKSHVRPVRFVQYPVLDKLHLVSGGDDGLVKYWDVAGESVVSELRGHKDYVRCGDCSPADANCFVTGSYDHVVKLWDVRVGDGNRAVTEVNHGKPVQDVIFLPSGSLVATAGGNSVKIWDLIAGGKMVYSMESHNKTVTSICVGRMGTQSGEEAMQLRILSVGLDGYMKVFDYSRMKVTHSMRFPAPLLSIGFSPDCNVRAIGTSNGIMYVGKRKGKENVESGANAILGWGNVEEPQRRVLKPSFHRYFHRGQSEKPSQGDYLVMRPKKVKLAEHDKLLKKFRHKNALISVLGGNDPEKVVAVMEELVARRALLKCVLNLDRDELGLLLMFLLKNSTMPRYSSLLMGLAKKVIDLRLEDIRACDALKGHIRNLKRSVDEEIRIQEGLQEIQGMVSPLLRIAGRR is encoded by the coding sequence CTCCTTCAAGACCCACCCCGTCGACAACCTCGCCTTCTCCGTCCCTTCCCTCgccttctctccctcccctccccaccccTTCGCCGCCGCCCACTccgcctccctctccctcttctcccCCAACACCCTCTCCCGCACCCACACCATCTCCTCCTTCAGCGACGTCGTCTCCTCCGTCTCCTTCCGCTCCGACGGCTCCCTCCTTGCCGCCTCCGACCTCTCCGGCCTGATCCAGGTCTTCGACGTCCGGACGAGGACCCCGCTCCGCCGCCTCAAGTCGCACGTGCGGCCCGTCAGGTTTGTCCAGTACCCAGTTCTTGATAAGCTCCATTTGGTGTCTGGGGGTGATGATGGCCTCGTTAAGTACTGGGATGTGGCCGGCGAGAGCGTGGTTTCGGAGCTTAGAGGGCATAAGGACTACGTTAGGTGCGGGGATTGTTCACCTGCCGATGCGAATTGTTTCGTCACTGGGTCTTATGATCATGTGGTGAAGCTCTGGGATGTGAGGGTGGGCGATGGCAATAGGGCGGTGACGGAGGTGAATCATGGGAAGCCCGTCCAGGATGTGATCTTCTTGCCTTCGGGTAGTTTGGTGGCGACCGCGGGAGGGAATAGTGTGAAGATTTGGGATTTAATAGCCGGAGGCAAGATGGTTTATTCGATGGAGAGTCACAACAAGACCGTGACCTCCATTTGTGTAGGTAGAATGGGGACGCAGAGCGGGGAAGAGGCAATGCAGCTGAGGATCTTGAGCGTTGGTCTTGATGGTTATATGAAGGTGTTTGATTATTCTAGAATGAAGGTTACGCATTCGATGAGGTTCCCGGCACCTCTGTTGTCAATCGGGTTTTCGCCGGATTGCAACGTGAGAGCAATTGGGACTTCGAATGGTATTATGTATGTGGGAAAGAGAAAGGGGAAGGAGAACGTGGAGAGTGGTGCCAATGCTATCTTAGGGTGGGGCAATGTGGAGGAGCCACAGAGGCGGGTCTTGAAGCCCTCATTCCATAGGTACTTCCACAGAGGCCAGAGTGAGAAACCATCCCAGGGAGATTATTTGGTTATGAGGCCAAAGAAGGTGAAGTTGGCTGAGCATGATAAACTCTTAAAGAAGTTCCGGCATAAGAATGCTCTCATTTCGGTTTTAGGTGGGAATGATCCTGAAAAGGTGGTGGCTGTGATGGAGGAATTGGTGGCTCGGAGGGCACTACTAAAATGCGTCCTGAACTTGGATAGGGATGAATTGGGTCTGCTTTTGATGTTCTTGCTTAAGAACTCGACCATGCCTAGATATTCAAGCTTGTTGATGGGGCTAGCAAAGAAGGTTATTGACTTGAGGCTCGAAGATATAAGAGCATGCGATGCCTTGAAGGGTCATATTAGGAACCTCAAGCGCTCCGTCGATGAGGAGATTCGGATACAAGAGGGGTTGCAAGAGATTCAGGGTATGGTATCTCCTTTATTAAGGATTGCAGGCAGAAGATAG